A portion of the Candidatus Limnocylindrales bacterium genome contains these proteins:
- a CDS encoding cyclic nucleotide-binding domain-containing protein — translation MKFISANRSGPFWLAIYGIALMVFVGLIPLTLLSPDGPRLVWTVVIASLPFFIVLVGYHTWRDICPLAFFTKLGQKIPRSKRPKVPPWFEENYYYLTFGFMFLALTLRLLFTNADIYWLSGFLIFMAVAAFLTGLFYTGKTWCNFICPVGLIEKIYCEPNNLKDQPNSACRPCTACKKDCPDIDLENNYWKEKTKTSKRFAYFAFPGLVLGFYTYYYLYVGTWTYYFSGRWTQEFNLADQITDPGLFFFPYIPKWLAAPLTLLVFSLVSFGIFLALESLLLKGKSNPEKAEEKKDPIRHKLLCLASFCAFNLFYTFAGAPTFKNYPFFYQILKFAILVTSTALLWKGLNRQEKDFIQERFGKGFLRRWTWGDTPPPEDLREVYFVHTEREKEFKQRLNAYKEAIREMVQDGIATKEDLNLLKRLREQLGISQSDHDRVIASLSQEDRRLFDPNYEHSIEKNFQLENYRTILEGYILSGTGNESLFKEVRQRYGISQEDHLRILKQITDKGGTLWTQIWEHVHKAQNLNQWRQDLPHPHHVSTEYLRYILSVEIFREIENILETLSLLGHESKVERLRDLITNRNLDNTRDVLQDLRGIEDEKLLLDLDTILENLTPGTTPQSTGIPLETTLSAILAEAQGNLLSTALYACGFIENKTFAEFLIPALKNPDPKVRQTALGILRKKGLLTGEYLQQGLQDDHPLVQNWVKQVIASQRDPLVIPPLILVERMALLYQVPLFAQLRPEDLEELAIRAEERIYPRGTDLCKEGEPGDEVHIVISGKVEVHTSQNGLKKVLNVLKEGTCIGEIGVLGEVPRTATVTALEGPVYVLVLQGSAFQHVLMDRPAIGLQVIKVISSRLLQIKTVKNL, via the coding sequence GTGAAGTTTATATCGGCAAATAGATCCGGACCTTTTTGGTTGGCTATCTATGGGATAGCTCTGATGGTCTTTGTGGGTCTTATTCCTTTAACGCTCTTATCACCGGACGGGCCACGCCTGGTCTGGACGGTGGTTATTGCCTCACTACCTTTTTTTATTGTCCTGGTAGGGTACCACACCTGGCGAGATATTTGCCCCCTTGCCTTCTTTACCAAACTAGGCCAGAAAATTCCTCGCAGTAAAAGGCCGAAAGTTCCTCCCTGGTTTGAGGAAAATTACTACTACCTTACCTTTGGATTTATGTTTCTGGCCCTAACCCTTCGACTTCTCTTTACCAATGCAGATATTTATTGGCTTTCCGGCTTTCTGATTTTTATGGCCGTCGCAGCCTTTCTAACCGGGCTGTTTTATACCGGAAAAACCTGGTGTAATTTTATCTGTCCGGTGGGGTTGATCGAGAAGATTTACTGTGAACCCAATAACCTGAAAGATCAGCCCAATTCAGCTTGCAGACCGTGTACAGCTTGTAAGAAGGATTGTCCCGATATTGACCTGGAGAATAACTATTGGAAGGAAAAAACCAAAACCTCAAAAAGGTTTGCTTACTTTGCCTTTCCAGGCCTCGTACTGGGATTTTATACATACTATTATTTATATGTGGGAACCTGGACGTATTATTTTAGCGGACGTTGGACGCAAGAATTTAATCTGGCAGATCAAATAACCGATCCGGGCTTGTTCTTTTTCCCCTATATTCCTAAATGGTTGGCAGCCCCTTTAACCCTCCTGGTTTTTTCCCTGGTAAGTTTCGGAATTTTCCTGGCTCTAGAGAGTTTGCTCCTTAAAGGGAAGTCCAATCCTGAAAAAGCTGAGGAGAAGAAGGATCCGATTCGACATAAATTACTCTGCCTGGCCTCTTTCTGTGCTTTTAACCTCTTCTACACCTTTGCCGGAGCTCCCACATTCAAAAACTATCCGTTTTTTTATCAAATTCTCAAATTCGCTATCCTTGTAACCTCTACCGCCCTGCTATGGAAAGGACTTAACCGTCAAGAAAAAGATTTTATCCAGGAGCGTTTCGGTAAGGGATTCCTACGGCGATGGACCTGGGGAGATACTCCCCCCCCTGAGGATTTAAGAGAGGTCTATTTTGTTCATACCGAGCGAGAAAAAGAATTTAAACAGCGTCTCAATGCCTATAAGGAAGCGATTCGAGAGATGGTTCAGGATGGGATCGCAACCAAGGAGGATCTCAATTTGTTAAAGCGACTACGAGAACAGTTAGGGATCTCACAAAGTGATCATGATCGCGTCATAGCCTCCCTCAGCCAGGAAGATCGAAGGTTATTTGATCCCAATTATGAGCATTCTATCGAAAAGAATTTCCAGTTGGAGAACTATCGAACTATTCTGGAAGGCTACATCCTGAGTGGTACCGGGAATGAAAGCCTCTTTAAAGAGGTTCGACAACGTTATGGAATATCTCAAGAGGACCATCTCCGTATTTTAAAGCAGATCACCGATAAAGGGGGAACGCTGTGGACCCAAATTTGGGAACATGTTCATAAGGCTCAGAATTTAAATCAATGGCGGCAAGATCTTCCCCACCCGCACCATGTCTCCACAGAGTACCTGCGCTATATTCTAAGTGTAGAAATCTTTCGGGAGATTGAAAATATCCTGGAAACACTCTCCCTGTTAGGCCACGAGTCTAAAGTTGAGCGCTTACGAGATCTCATAACCAATAGAAATCTGGATAATACCCGAGATGTTCTTCAAGATTTGCGAGGAATCGAAGATGAAAAACTCCTTCTGGATCTTGATACTATTCTGGAAAACCTGACCCCAGGTACCACTCCTCAAAGTACCGGGATCCCGTTGGAAACCACTTTATCGGCTATACTGGCTGAAGCTCAGGGGAATCTTCTATCTACAGCTCTTTATGCCTGTGGCTTCATAGAAAATAAGACTTTTGCTGAATTTCTGATCCCGGCCCTCAAGAATCCGGACCCGAAAGTTCGACAGACGGCTTTGGGTATCCTTCGGAAGAAGGGTCTGTTAACCGGGGAATATTTACAACAAGGTCTTCAAGATGACCATCCCCTCGTGCAAAACTGGGTTAAGCAGGTTATCGCTTCCCAAAGGGATCCCTTAGTCATACCTCCTCTTATTCTGGTCGAGCGGATGGCACTTTTGTATCAGGTTCCGCTCTTTGCCCAGTTGAGACCCGAAGATTTAGAGGAACTGGCCATACGAGCAGAAGAACGAATCTACCCCAGGGGGACAGATTTATGTAAAGAAGGAGAACCCGGAGACGAAGTTCATATTGTAATTAGCGGCAAGGTGGAAGTCCATACTTCCCAAAATGGGCTGAAGAAAGTCCTTAATGTGTTGAAGGAAGGAACCTGTATCGGAGAGATCGGGGTCCTCGGAGAAGTTCCTCGAACGGCAACGGTTACTGCTTTAGAAGGCCCCGTTTATGTTTTGGTTCTACAGGGTTCCGCCTTCCAGCATGTCCTCATGGATCGCCCGGCCATTGGACTTCAGGTTATTAAAGTGATCAGTTCCCGACTTCTCCAAATCAAAACCGTTAAAAATCTATAA
- the cobS gene encoding adenosylcobinamide-GDP ribazoletransferase, translating into MIRFLLALQFLTIIPLPVRGEITDKMLGESLVYFPLVGILLGGILVGSHFVLALFLPENIVCVFLLLILILLTGALHLDGFADTLDGLFSRKSREEMLQIMRDSRLGTMAVLGLIILLLLKYQLLYTLSGKGINAALLLMPLLGRWGMAASASLAKYARSDGGVGKPYTEYAGLREFIITTGLTFLGVVLVGRIRGILVFISVAILAGILFHFISRKLGGMTGDTYGALGEIVEVAVLLGYEIFG; encoded by the coding sequence ATGATACGATTCCTGCTGGCACTCCAATTTCTAACTATCATCCCCCTTCCTGTAAGAGGAGAGATAACCGATAAAATGCTGGGAGAATCCCTGGTTTACTTTCCCCTGGTAGGGATTCTATTAGGGGGTATCTTAGTGGGATCTCATTTTGTTCTGGCTCTTTTCCTACCGGAGAATATCGTTTGCGTATTTTTACTACTCATCCTTATCCTCCTTACCGGAGCTCTACACCTGGACGGATTTGCCGATACGTTAGATGGGCTTTTCAGCCGGAAAAGCCGGGAGGAAATGTTACAGATCATGCGAGATAGCCGGTTGGGAACCATGGCGGTCCTGGGTTTGATTATTCTCCTTCTCCTGAAATACCAGTTGTTATATACCCTTTCGGGTAAGGGAATCAATGCCGCGCTTCTGCTCATGCCTCTGCTAGGACGCTGGGGAATGGCTGCAAGTGCCAGCCTGGCAAAGTATGCCCGGTCCGATGGAGGAGTTGGGAAGCCTTATACAGAATATGCCGGACTTCGGGAATTTATAATAACCACCGGTCTCACCTTTTTAGGTGTGGTTCTGGTAGGGAGAATCCGGGGGATACTTGTTTTTATATCTGTTGCGATTCTGGCCGGAATCCTTTTTCACTTTATATCCAGAAAATTGGGGGGTATGACGGGGGATACTTACGGAGCCTTAGGGGAAATTGTAGAAGTTGCCGTGTTATTGGGATATGAGATATTCGGTTAG
- the cobU gene encoding bifunctional adenosylcobinamide kinase/adenosylcobinamide-phosphate guanylyltransferase, with protein sequence MGVWGVWKCGSVEVWEYGSVGVWRCGSMEVYSPFHTPILLLPHPHTPIPISMGELILILGGARSGKSQQAQKLAEAHGQKVCYLATCIPGDEEMRQRVLWHRKNRPSHWKTVEEATEVIPVLEKESLDSEVILLDCLTLFIFNLMEIYPNETEVLSQVKRLCETTKKISPTVLVVSNEVGGGIVPENALARKFRDLAGLANQLTAQYADSVYWMVAGIPVKIK encoded by the coding sequence GTGGGAGTGTGGGGAGTGTGGAAGTGTGGGAGTGTGGAAGTGTGGGAGTATGGAAGTGTGGGAGTATGGAGGTGTGGGAGTATGGAGGTATATTCTCCCTTCCACACTCCCATACTCCTACTCCCACACCCCCATACTCCCATACCTATTTCTATGGGTGAGTTAATTCTTATTTTAGGTGGTGCTCGAAGTGGAAAGAGTCAACAGGCTCAAAAATTAGCAGAAGCCCACGGGCAGAAGGTTTGCTATCTGGCTACCTGTATCCCAGGGGATGAAGAGATGCGGCAGCGGGTTCTCTGGCATCGAAAAAATCGCCCTTCCCATTGGAAAACTGTTGAGGAAGCCACGGAAGTTATCCCGGTTCTTGAAAAAGAGTCTCTAGATTCCGAAGTGATTCTATTAGACTGCTTGACGTTATTTATTTTTAACCTTATGGAAATTTATCCAAACGAAACAGAGGTTTTATCTCAGGTAAAACGTCTCTGCGAAACAACTAAAAAAATTTCACCAACGGTCTTGGTTGTTTCCAATGAGGTCGGGGGGGGAATCGTCCCGGAGAATGCACTGGCACGGAAATTCAGGGACCTGGCCGGACTGGCCAATCAGTTAACAGCCCAGTATGCCGATTCGGTTTACTGGATGGTCGCTGGAATACCGGTCAAGATAAAATAA
- a CDS encoding histidine phosphatase family protein, translating into MNDQGIHLILVRHGAIGSSGSQPYWGQKDMPLNTAGLQQVEKLVRGLQNFKFHGIYTSDLQRAIQTAEPIARVRGLTLQTTPALRELHFGEWTGLTYQELLERDPETYERWLQRPLQIRPPKGESLKELKNRVLTWFYAMLKTHNPDETVLLVGHSGSLKMILFEALNLSLTSFWRMELGPASVSRLTYYENTCVVHTLNDTCHLR; encoded by the coding sequence ATGAACGATCAGGGTATTCATCTGATTCTTGTTCGCCACGGAGCTATAGGGTCCTCAGGATCACAACCTTACTGGGGACAGAAAGATATGCCTTTAAATACCGCAGGTCTCCAACAAGTTGAAAAATTGGTTAGAGGCCTTCAAAATTTTAAATTTCATGGGATCTATACCAGTGACCTCCAGAGAGCTATACAAACCGCCGAACCCATCGCCCGGGTTCGGGGTTTAACCCTGCAAACTACCCCCGCTCTTAGAGAACTCCATTTCGGTGAGTGGACCGGATTAACTTATCAGGAGCTTCTGGAGAGAGATCCTGAGACCTATGAGAGGTGGTTGCAGAGGCCTCTGCAGATTCGACCTCCAAAGGGTGAAAGCCTGAAGGAATTAAAGAACCGGGTGTTGACCTGGTTTTATGCCATGCTAAAAACCCATAATCCAGATGAAACCGTCCTTCTGGTCGGGCATTCTGGTTCGCTTAAAATGATCTTATTTGAAGCCCTCAACTTGAGCCTGACTTCATTCTGGCGTATGGAATTGGGTCCTGCTTCCGTCAGCAGATTGACTTACTATGAAAATACCTGTGTGGTTCATACCTTAAATGATACCTGTCATCTTCGGTAG
- a CDS encoding sigma 54-interacting transcriptional regulator — translation MDYVFVYKGDNLNKAENVISIDPRKPISIGRHDFNDIHLPDPSVSRFHVIFFPNPEGHYYFQDLGSQNGTYINGKKRDYGIVNEEDRIGVGNYTVIFQKQGKKSRVEKSYLTIMADENENDLMKTVHFYALSPERQEEVEMLKGDPEGLLLLYRLSRFANLTLDMEEALQGIVEELAKFLHPGADHDPSLRIFIVLLEPGGANLTCLAKFPSEEGEIKVSQTIIRRLLDERKALMVMDASVDERFKTNGVLPAGSILGLQIKSVICIPLEWDKEIQGFLYLSSSQKGLFGERDLNLLNLISADISALIEKDLDYRAIRDEKARLENKLEMEGTIIGVSPGIRNILKTIEKLADTDVNVLITGETGTGKDLVAKAIHQSSKRRGKPFIDVNCAAIPETLLESELFGVIANYPGLHNKEALKGKFELAHGGVVFLNEIGELPPKLQAKLLTVLEEKKIWPLGGTHPIPVDIRILAATNRNLQQEVREGRFREDLYERLNTFPLHLPPLRERKEDIPLLAGYFLYKLRQQYAKRISRFSNSCMKSLTLYDWPRNIRELKNAIERAIILTDKSVITPEFFDFKVKKETKPKSLREVEKEHILRVLEYTQGNKEKAGHILGISKQTLYNKGKEYGLPGFEESV, via the coding sequence ATGGATTATGTGTTCGTTTATAAAGGGGATAACCTTAATAAAGCCGAGAATGTTATCTCGATAGATCCACGAAAACCCATCTCCATCGGAAGACATGATTTTAACGACATTCATCTTCCAGATCCCTCGGTTTCAAGATTTCATGTGATATTCTTTCCGAATCCAGAGGGTCATTATTATTTCCAGGATCTGGGCAGTCAAAATGGTACCTATATCAATGGAAAGAAGAGAGATTATGGGATCGTAAATGAAGAAGACCGGATCGGTGTAGGAAATTATACGGTGATTTTTCAAAAGCAGGGGAAAAAAAGCCGGGTAGAGAAGTCTTACTTAACCATTATGGCCGATGAAAATGAGAATGATCTTATGAAAACGGTTCATTTTTATGCCCTTTCTCCCGAAAGACAAGAAGAGGTAGAAATGTTAAAGGGGGATCCCGAAGGGCTTTTACTACTTTACCGACTCAGTCGTTTTGCAAACCTGACCCTGGATATGGAAGAAGCTTTACAGGGGATCGTTGAAGAGCTGGCTAAATTCCTTCACCCGGGTGCCGATCACGACCCTTCCCTTCGGATATTTATTGTCTTATTGGAGCCGGGAGGGGCTAACCTGACCTGTCTGGCAAAATTTCCTTCCGAGGAAGGCGAAATAAAAGTCAGTCAGACCATTATTCGACGTCTTCTCGATGAAAGGAAGGCTCTGATGGTGATGGATGCCTCGGTAGATGAAAGATTTAAAACAAATGGGGTTCTCCCCGCCGGAAGTATCCTGGGTTTACAGATAAAATCTGTAATTTGCATTCCTCTGGAATGGGATAAAGAAATCCAGGGATTCCTCTATTTGTCCAGCTCACAAAAGGGTCTATTTGGAGAAAGGGACTTAAACCTTTTAAACCTGATCAGTGCAGATATTTCTGCTCTGATAGAGAAGGATTTAGATTATCGAGCCATCCGAGATGAAAAAGCCCGGCTTGAGAATAAACTTGAAATGGAAGGTACCATCATCGGGGTAAGCCCGGGGATCAGGAACATTTTGAAAACTATTGAAAAACTTGCAGATACCGATGTCAACGTTTTAATAACCGGGGAAACAGGGACCGGGAAGGATTTGGTTGCCAAAGCTATCCATCAGAGTTCTAAAAGAAGAGGAAAACCCTTTATAGACGTAAACTGTGCCGCCATCCCGGAAACCCTCCTGGAGAGTGAATTATTTGGAGTTATAGCCAACTATCCTGGACTTCACAACAAGGAGGCCCTTAAGGGAAAATTTGAACTGGCCCATGGAGGGGTTGTGTTTCTTAATGAGATTGGCGAGCTTCCGCCAAAACTCCAGGCCAAACTCCTTACCGTTTTGGAAGAAAAGAAAATTTGGCCGTTAGGAGGTACTCATCCGATTCCTGTGGATATAAGAATCCTGGCAGCCACCAATCGAAACCTCCAACAGGAGGTCCGAGAGGGCCGTTTTAGAGAAGATCTTTATGAACGGTTAAATACCTTCCCCCTTCATTTACCCCCCCTGAGGGAAAGGAAAGAAGATATTCCGCTTTTAGCCGGTTATTTTCTTTATAAATTACGACAACAATACGCCAAGAGGATCTCCCGCTTTTCCAACTCCTGCATGAAATCCCTCACCTTATATGACTGGCCGAGAAATATTCGGGAATTAAAAAATGCCATCGAAAGAGCGATAATTCTCACAGATAAGTCAGTCATCACTCCAGAGTTCTTTGATTTCAAGGTTAAGAAAGAGACCAAGCCTAAATCCTTAAGGGAAGTAGAAAAGGAACATATTCTACGCGTGCTGGAATACACTCAGGGAAATAAGGAAAAAGCCGGTCATATCCTAGGAATTTCAAAACAAACCCTTTATAACAAAGGGAAAGAGTATGGTCTTCCAGGATTTGAAGAAAGCGTCTAG
- a CDS encoding carbon starvation CstA family protein translates to MASYPFIFVVLAIIAYGIAFRVYGKWYDRTVWKPDPKRTTPAHMYMDGVEYFPVSKYVLWGYQFKSIAALGPILGPFVALSFGWLPALIWIILGNFFIGWLQDYGAIMVSVRNEGRSFGPISYELTGPKGRNTLLGFLLFYMIIISAVFIYLIATFWNIFPTTFVATLGIFATGILAGRLLYKYRINVVRVTILALALIVVSIFLGRLLPIPSNFLGSWTIAFWAVVVCGILFAGSILPMPVFIQPVNYVSFFPTYLAIILILIGALLSPITNISLVQAAFKGFYPDPNVGPLWPILFVAIACGAISGWHSLVGSSTTSKQLDIETDAHPVGAGSMLSEGLLALASVACYMVLTNDEMKVAAAAAGGVRNIGSWVYGAVKLTSAYFGGGEAVRNFLTTYFGVVLVIYALTVQALVTRFWRLISAEVFGQNILGQKYPATFVGLLIPWIFAITGSWINLWLYFGGANQLLAGLAIMLITIHLARVKSPSIYTLIPATFMIVTTLAALLWEIYDFTRAVLGYLGIEEFAKFGLKVAGPLAKPSPDAPYPYPTISVLLNSVFILVGVMLFLLGLRMAYYTYKAYFRFKAEPTPAMARESA, encoded by the coding sequence ATGGCCAGTTATCCTTTCATATTTGTTGTCCTTGCAATCATTGCCTATGGGATTGCATTTCGGGTGTATGGGAAGTGGTATGATCGGACGGTATGGAAACCGGATCCAAAGCGGACGACTCCGGCCCATATGTATATGGATGGGGTTGAATACTTCCCGGTTAGCAAGTATGTGTTGTGGGGGTATCAATTTAAGAGTATAGCCGCTCTGGGTCCAATTTTAGGTCCTTTTGTAGCTTTATCGTTCGGATGGTTACCGGCCTTAATCTGGATTATCCTGGGGAATTTTTTCATTGGATGGCTCCAGGATTATGGGGCAATTATGGTTTCAGTTCGAAACGAAGGTCGGTCTTTTGGACCTATCAGCTACGAGTTAACGGGACCTAAGGGACGAAATACTCTACTGGGTTTTCTGCTCTTTTACATGATCATTATCTCCGCCGTGTTTATCTACCTGATTGCGACCTTTTGGAATATCTTTCCGACCACCTTTGTAGCGACCCTTGGCATCTTTGCAACGGGGATTTTAGCTGGAAGACTCCTTTACAAATATCGAATCAACGTGGTTCGGGTAACGATTCTTGCGCTGGCTCTTATCGTGGTAAGCATCTTTCTGGGACGACTGTTACCCATACCCTCAAACTTCCTAGGGAGCTGGACCATTGCTTTCTGGGCTGTGGTAGTCTGTGGGATTTTATTTGCTGGTTCTATCCTTCCTATGCCGGTCTTTATCCAGCCAGTTAATTACGTATCCTTTTTCCCCACTTACTTAGCCATTATTCTGATTTTGATCGGAGCTCTTCTTTCTCCGATAACGAATATTTCCCTGGTACAGGCCGCTTTTAAAGGATTTTACCCGGACCCCAATGTAGGACCTTTGTGGCCTATTCTCTTTGTGGCTATTGCCTGTGGAGCCATATCGGGCTGGCATAGTCTGGTTGGGAGCTCGACCACCTCCAAACAGTTGGATATCGAGACGGACGCCCATCCGGTGGGAGCAGGTTCTATGCTTTCAGAAGGATTACTGGCCCTGGCCTCGGTAGCCTGTTATATGGTATTAACCAACGATGAAATGAAGGTAGCGGCTGCGGCGGCAGGGGGAGTTCGTAACATCGGATCTTGGGTTTATGGAGCTGTTAAATTAACCTCGGCTTATTTTGGAGGCGGAGAGGCCGTAAGGAATTTTCTTACCACCTATTTTGGTGTGGTTCTGGTCATTTATGCTTTAACCGTCCAGGCTTTAGTAACCCGATTCTGGCGACTCATTTCGGCAGAAGTTTTTGGCCAAAATATACTGGGACAAAAATATCCGGCCACTTTTGTCGGACTCCTCATCCCCTGGATCTTCGCCATTACGGGAAGCTGGATCAACCTCTGGTTATATTTTGGAGGGGCTAACCAACTCCTGGCTGGATTGGCCATTATGCTTATTACCATTCATCTTGCCAGAGTCAAAAGCCCAAGTATTTACACTTTAATTCCGGCAACCTTTATGATTGTAACAACCCTGGCCGCACTTCTCTGGGAAATTTACGATTTCACCCGAGCCGTGCTGGGCTATCTGGGAATAGAGGAATTTGCCAAATTTGGGCTGAAAGTAGCCGGACCTTTAGCAAAACCCTCCCCGGATGCACCCTATCCCTATCCGACCATATCGGTTTTGTTAAATAGCGTCTTTATCCTCGTAGGTGTTATGTTGTTCCTTTTAGGGTTAAGAATGGCTTACTATACTTATAAGGCGTACTTTC